Sequence from the Maribellus comscasis genome:
GGCGACCGCAATATCTTTTAAATACTCCTCACCTGATTCCTTTGCCGCCCACACTAAGAGTTCAAGATTCATCATATTGTCAATTATCACCGGAAAATCCCATTTATCAGCGTTGTGATCCCAGGAACGAATACTGCCAACCATCGGATTAAACCGGGCAGCCAAAGTCTTTGCTGATTGAATTAAAACATCCTTAAATTCTTTGTTATTCGTGTTTTCCCAGGCTTTTCCATAGCTGCAGAACATTTTGAATCCCATATCGTGAGTACCTCCGTTCCACTGTTCTTTTTTTAGAGGTAATGTATATTTCAATGCTTCGTTCTTCCAGAAATCTTTGCCAGTCATTTCATACATCATCCACAAATTTCCCGGGAAAAAACCACTGGTCCAGTCTCTTCTTTTTACTAACTTCAGCTTTCCGTCTTCAATGGTTCTTGGTGATACAAAAACAGAATCTCTCAACGATTCAGCAATTTCCAAAGCGTATGTTAACTGTTCCCCGGAATGAGAGATCAGTTCTGATTCACTCAAATATTCTTTGCCTGAAGAGCATGAGTATGATATAAGGATTGCGAATAAGAAGTATTTGCAATTATTCATGGTCTAGTTAAATTATATTAAACTTCGTTCAAAATATAAAGGAATCCAGCTTTAAAAACGCAGATTCCTTTTGTGATTCTAACTAAACTATGTTGGTGTTTTTAAATAGACTTTCATTTATTATTTTCAATTAAGCTAGTTCTACAAGTGCAATCGATTGCAGCAATCGATTGCACTAATATAAAAAAAACATACACCCGAAAACATGTTATATAACACATTTTGTTCGCGCATTCAAACTCAAATCCATTTTTCTGTTTGTATTTTATCATCTAAGACAACAAACAATCATCTTTAAAGCATTGCTAATCATCACAAAACTGCCTCTAAATCTTAAAACATGTCGTACAAAACATGAACAAGCCCGATTTTATGATATTTTTCTTGTCTTGTTTGATTTGATACTTCTAACTTCGGTCAGCAAATAAAAAGCTCTAACAAATAATATGGTATGAAAGTAATTAAGGATATTTCGGAAGCGGTTAATTCAACAAATGTAAAACCTGGCTCCGTTATTTATACCGGGGGCAATGCAGCAACGCCACAGACCCTTTTACAACAATTGGTGAAAGATAAATCGATAAAAAAAGTCGAATTAATAAGCATTTTACTTTTGGGTGATATTCAGGAATTATTTAGCAAGGAATCGTGCCAACGCATAAAACACAGGGTTATTTTTTCAGGCCCTTATTCAAGGAAAGCTTTAAACGAGGGCCTGGCAACCTACCAGGTGATGCACCTCTCAAATGTTCCCTTCCAGGTAAAAAATTATTTAAAGCCAAATGTGGTTTTCATCCAGGTCAGCGGCCCCGACAAAGGGGGTAATTACAGCTACGGCACCACAGTGGAAGGTGTTCAGGCGGCGGTTAATACAGCCAAAGCAAATGGTGGAATTGTAATCGCTGAGAGAAACAGACAAATGCCATTTATTTTGGGAACGACCATCGACGAATCGAATATTGATTTTTTAATTGATACTGATTACCCTCTTCCCGTAATTCCTTATCTGCGACCCGATGAAACAGCACATAAAATCGGCCGGCTAATAACCGAACTTTTTATTACTGATGGATGTACTTTACAATATGGCATAGGCAAAGTTCCCGAAGCTGTGACTGACGCTGTTATTGACAAAGGAATTAAAGATATTGGAATATACACCGAGCTATTTACAGACTCCATGCAAAAGCTCATCGAGAAGAAAATAGTTACAAACAAATTTTCAGACGTTAACTTTTCTATTTCATCAATTTTCCTCGCAAAAGACAAAAACGGCTACGACTGGCTCGATTACAACAGTTCTGTACAGAACCGGCCCTGCAACTTTACCAATAATATTTTACGTATTGCACAACAACACAAAATGATTGCTATTAACAGCGCAATCGGGGTAGACCTTCATGGAAATATTTGGGCCGATTCTTTAAAAGGAAGACAAATCTACAGCGGAATTGGCGGACAGGCAGACTTTTTGCGTGGTTCTATTTTATCAAAAAATGGTTATGGAATCATCGCAATGGAATCAACAACCAACAATGGTATTTCCAAAATCATCGATATGTGCCCGGAGGGAATTACGACCACTGCAATTGCAGCCGATCCTGTTGTAATTGTTACCGAGAATGGCGCGTTTAATCCGTTAGGGTTAAATCTGGCTGAACATGCAATAGGCATTGCTCATTTAGCCGAACAGAATACAAAAGAAATGTTACTTCGAAAAATATACGACAGTCCTGAGTTTTACAAACCAAGAGAAGCATTGAGCGATAAAAGTCCAAAAGGATTTATTCCTTATGAGTCAATTGAAAAATAAACCTTAAATTAGTTACAAAAGGTTTTTATGGAAAATTATAAACTGGTTTTGCCCGGCGATCTTAATCAAAACGGATACCTGTATGGTGGTAATTTGTTAAAATGGATTGACGAATATGCCTGGATTGCTGCAACATTAGAGTACCCGGGAAGCAGCTTTGTAACTGTTGCCCTCGATAAAGTAACCTTCAAAAAAGGGGTTAATGAAGGTTCAATATTAAAATTCAATATCGAAAAATCATATGAAGGGAATACATCGGTTCAATACTTGGTGAAAGTATTTTGTCAAAACAATTGCAATACTGATTTAGAATTAATTTTTTCAACACATATCACTTTTGTAAATCTCGACAAAGACGGCCGCAAACAAAACCTCAGAAATATTTCCTAAAAAAACAAGGCGATGAAGGGCATTTTAATTTACGAAAAAAAAGCCAAAACTCCTTTATAAAAAAACATGCTTTTAAAATACATATTTAGGTGTTATACAATATGTTGAATTGATTCCCGAAAAGATTTTTTTGTATTACTTTCGAAGTCAGTTTTTTTCACTAACATTTGGTAATTCTAATACATCCCAATTTGTACAATTCTGTTTTACCATATTATCTTATTTCGCTAAACTCTGAAAGCTGTAAAACAACCAAAATAACGAATAATTACTTCGAAAAATTTTCAACGAGCAAAAGACGATCGAACGGAATTCGTTAAAGTTTGTTATTACAATTTGATATAGACAGTACAGCTATAGACTTATTCTTTTTAATAATTAAATCATTAACTTTTTAAAACTACAGTTATGGTAAATAAAATAACTAGTTTAGCGGAATATTTTAAGAAATATCAACAAAGTGTTGCCGATCCGGATGGTTTTTGGGGAGACATTGCCGAAACTCATTTCTGGAGAAAAAAATGGGACCAGGCTTTAGACTGGCGGTTCGAAGGTAAAGATGCACCAAATGTCAACTGGTTTGTAAACGGTAAACTAAATATTACCGAAAATATTTTTGAGCGCAACATGTTTATGCGCAAAGACCAGGTGGCCATAATCTGGGAACCCAACGACCCTAAAGAACCCGAAATCAAACTCACTTATGGAGAGTTATTTGAAAAAGTAAAACAATTTGCCAACGGTCTCAAAAAACTTGGCGTTCAAAAAGGCGATCGTGTCGCCATTTATCTTCCGATGGTTCCGGAACTGGCGGTTGCGATGCTGGCTTGTGCCAGAATCGGAGCTATTCACTCTATCGTTTTTGCAGGCTTTTCTGCGACAGCTCTTGCCGACAGGGTTGTTGACGCTGAAGCAAAAGTAGTTATCACTTCTGATGGTGGATTTAGGGGAACAAAATCGATTCCGTTAAAAGCCATTGTTGACGACGCGCTTCAAACCTGCCCTTCGGTTGAGTATACCATCGTATTAAAACGAACCGGAGAAGATATTAACTTTAACAACGAAAAAGACATCTGGTGGCACGATTTAGTCGACGGTCTGTCAAGCGAAAATGTCGCCGAAGTTATGGATGCCGAAGATATTCTTTTTATACTTTATACATCCGGGTCAACCGGAAAACCCAAAGGAGTTGTACATACCACAGGAGGCTACATGGTTTATACCGAGTACACCTTTAAAAATGTATTTCAATACAGTGATGGCGATGTATATTGGTGTACTGCTGATATTGGCTGGGTTACCGGTCACTCCTATATCGTTTACGGCCCGTTGTTAACCGGGGCCACTTCTATTATGTTTGAAGGTGTTCCCACCTGGCCCGATGCAGGACGTTTCTGGGATATTGTTGACAAATATAAAGTGAATCAGTTTTACACTGCACCTACAGCTATCCGGGCGCTTGTAGCACAAGGAGATGAATGGGTTAACGGTCACGATTTAAGCTCCTTAAAAGTACTGGGCACGGTCGGTGAACCTATTAACGAAGA
This genomic interval carries:
- a CDS encoding acetyl-CoA hydrolase/transferase family protein translates to MKVIKDISEAVNSTNVKPGSVIYTGGNAATPQTLLQQLVKDKSIKKVELISILLLGDIQELFSKESCQRIKHRVIFSGPYSRKALNEGLATYQVMHLSNVPFQVKNYLKPNVVFIQVSGPDKGGNYSYGTTVEGVQAAVNTAKANGGIVIAERNRQMPFILGTTIDESNIDFLIDTDYPLPVIPYLRPDETAHKIGRLITELFITDGCTLQYGIGKVPEAVTDAVIDKGIKDIGIYTELFTDSMQKLIEKKIVTNKFSDVNFSISSIFLAKDKNGYDWLDYNSSVQNRPCNFTNNILRIAQQHKMIAINSAIGVDLHGNIWADSLKGRQIYSGIGGQADFLRGSILSKNGYGIIAMESTTNNGISKIIDMCPEGITTTAIAADPVVIVTENGAFNPLGLNLAEHAIGIAHLAEQNTKEMLLRKIYDSPEFYKPREALSDKSPKGFIPYESIEK
- the acs gene encoding acetate--CoA ligase, with product MVNKITSLAEYFKKYQQSVADPDGFWGDIAETHFWRKKWDQALDWRFEGKDAPNVNWFVNGKLNITENIFERNMFMRKDQVAIIWEPNDPKEPEIKLTYGELFEKVKQFANGLKKLGVQKGDRVAIYLPMVPELAVAMLACARIGAIHSIVFAGFSATALADRVVDAEAKVVITSDGGFRGTKSIPLKAIVDDALQTCPSVEYTIVLKRTGEDINFNNEKDIWWHDLVDGLSSENVAEVMDAEDILFILYTSGSTGKPKGVVHTTGGYMVYTEYTFKNVFQYSDGDVYWCTADIGWVTGHSYIVYGPLLTGATSIMFEGVPTWPDAGRFWDIVDKYKVNQFYTAPTAIRALVAQGDEWVNGHDLSSLKVLGTVGEPINEEAWRWYHDLVGKGKCPIVDTWWQTETGGIMISPLAGITPTKPSLATLPLPGIQPILVDPEGNELKGNGVEGILCIKHPWPGMLRTTYGDHQRCFQTYFSAFPGLYLTGDGAKRDEEGYYRIIGRIDDVINVSGHRIGTAEVEDAINQHPKVVESAVVGYPHEIKGSGIYAYVICEDLSDTDLANIEAEIRATVTKFIGPIAKPDKIQIVSGLPKTRSGKIMRRILRKIGEGDATNLGDTSTLLDPGVVDEIIDGAKVEVKR
- a CDS encoding glycoside hydrolase family 88 protein, which translates into the protein MNNCKYFLFAILISYSCSSGKEYLSESELISHSGEQLTYALEIAESLRDSVFVSPRTIEDGKLKLVKRRDWTSGFFPGNLWMMYEMTGKDFWKNEALKYTLPLKKEQWNGGTHDMGFKMFCSYGKAWENTNNKEFKDVLIQSAKTLAARFNPMVGSIRSWDHNADKWDFPVIIDNMMNLELLVWAAKESGEEYLKDIAVAHAYTTLKNHFRENNSSYHVVDYNPETGIVQNKHTHQGYAHESSWARGQAWGLYGFTMMYSETDNEDFLEQAQKIAEFLLEQPGIKEGRVPYWDFDAPNIPDEPFDASAAAIMASAFYDLGHLVENGQKYSEVSEKLFFTLSSPDFLVPVGENKGFLLKHSTGHKPHNSEIDVPIVYADYYYLELLKKRSNSLLN
- a CDS encoding acyl-CoA thioesterase; translation: MENYKLVLPGDLNQNGYLYGGNLLKWIDEYAWIAATLEYPGSSFVTVALDKVTFKKGVNEGSILKFNIEKSYEGNTSVQYLVKVFCQNNCNTDLELIFSTHITFVNLDKDGRKQNLRNIS